Part of the Tidjanibacter massiliensis genome is shown below.
TCGAGGTGGTGAGCGATACGGATTTCGATGAGGCGCACCCCGCCGGTACCCGGCTGGATGACGTGATGATGTTCTGCTCGGCTTCGCCGTGGCGTTTCATACGGAGCCGTTACGTCGAGCAGGGGGAGTGGAATGCCGGAGTCCCTGCGGAGGTTTATCGCTATTTCGGCACCGTCCTGCCCTACGATACGGAGTGGAAGAGCTGTTACCATCCGGTATACGGTAAAGTGTCGGAGCTGACGACTGATGACCTGACGCTGCTGGGCGGAGACGACGGCGGGCGGCGAATGGGCATGATTGGGGTACTGACCTTTCTCGTACGGCCCAACCGGGCGGCGACGCATACGCTGACCGTGACACTTACCTCCGTGGACGGGGAGCGTTATTCCGCCTATGCGGCGGTGGCTCTGGAGTAACTGTTTCCTGGGAAGAGGTCCTCCGGGGCGGCTGCCCGTTGCCAGGGTATTGTGCCGGGAGTGTCGTTTGTCGGAGGAGTGTCCCGGGCCATCGTCTCGGAAGCGGACTGCATGCACATCGTTTATAGGGCGTTGGACGTCGGACATCGTGGAATAACCTTGAAATAACGTTTGGCCCGAAGGTCGTCCGGCAGTAAACCGGACGGCCTCCTGCGAATGTGAGCGGATGAAGTTTGTGCTGCCGGGGCAGGGGCACCTGCATGAAAAAAAATTGTAGGTAATTGTCAAGGGAGGCTTCGGATGCGTTCCGGCCGGAACGGGAAGCAGGAGACGCTGCGTCTCCTGCTTCCCGTTTACCTTGTATCCGCGCGGCCTTGTCAGCGACGGACGACGGCGATGGATACGAGCTCGGAACTCTCTTCGAGTTTTCCGCGTTTGTTAAGGGTCTGCGACTTTACTTCTCCTATACCCTCTGCATACCACGTGACGGATTGGGTGGTCGTTCCCATCCCTATGGGGGTTTTCATCACCTCCGTCTCGTTCACTGTCCAGCAGTCGAAAGTACCGGCCGGGACGGTTACCGTTTCCCGGCCGGTTATGCTGCGGTCTTTGATGGTTATTTTGATGATATCGAACTGTCGGTCATTTGACTTTAACGACATGGAGATGTGGACCGTTTCGAGTTGCTGGCCCACTTGCGGGTGAAGCGGATAGCAGATTTCGTCCATCGCCACCGTGAAGTCGATGTCATCGTTTCCCAGGATGCTTTCCTTTATCTCCGCTATCAGTTGGTCGATGTTCTCCATCGGAAAGATTACCCTGTCGCCGGATATGCGTATCCGTACGGTGATGTCCGACATGGCCGAAGTGTCGGCCGTCAGGGGCTTGCCGTCTGCATCCAGCGCTCTGTCGTTTATGGTGATTACCGTGCCTTCCGCCGTTTCGGCGATGTCGGTAACGGTTTGGACGGAACGGCCGACGATATTTCCTTTTCGGTCCCTGTTCACGTATGTAAGTGCGGTTCCCTTTTCGGACGGTACGAAAGGGTTTCCTGCAATGCAGACCGGTACGGCGAACAGGAGCGTGAGGGATGCGATAATCGGTTTCAGTGCTTTCATGGCTGTTTCGGATTTACGGTCGGAGGTCATATCTTCCCGTGTCGATAGGACAAAGCTATGAAAAATAAACGGATTATCCTCTGTGCCGGTCGGCTGAAAAGCATGGCGGGGTTCCGCTGCCTCGGAAAAAAGTGTTATATTTGCCTGGATTTTACCTAAACATCTTGACTATGAAATTACTTGAAGGAAAAGTGGCCGTGATAACGGGTGCGGCCCGCGGCATTGGCAAGGCCGTTGCCCTTTGCTTTGCCGAGAACGGTGCGGATATCGCCTTTACCGACCTGTCCATAGATGAGAACGGCAGGAAGACGGAGGAGGAGATACTTGCGTTCGGGGTGCGCTGCAAGGCCTATGCCTCCAACGCCGCCGATTTCCAGCAGACGCACGAGGTCGTCGAGAAGATAATGGGCGATTTCGGCCGTATAGATATTCTCGTAAACAATGCGGGTATCACGTGGGACGGACTGATGCTGAAGATGGAGGAGAAGCAATGGGATATGGTCATCAATATCAATTTGAAGTCTGCATTCAATTTCATCCATGCTGTTACCCCGGTTATGATGCGTCAGCGCAGCGGAAGCATTATTAACATGTCTTCGGTGGTAGGCGTGCACGGCAATGCGGGGCAGGCCAACTATTCGGCTTCGAAAGCGGGCATGATAGGTCTTGCCAAATCCGTTGCACTCGAATTGGGTGCGCGCGGCGTACGTGCCAATGCCATCGCTCCTGGCTTCATCATCACCGATATGACTGCCAAGTTGCCCGAGGCTGTCAAAGAGGAGTGGAACAAGAAGATACCGCTTCGCCGCGGCGGTACTCCCGAGGAAATCGCCAAAGTGGCCCTGTTCCTCGGCAGCGATCTTTCCAGCTATGTCAGCGGCCAGGTCATCGAGGTGAACGGTGCCATGAATTCCTGATAACGGCCGTTTGTGAACGGAGAGGGGATGTGCGAACAGGTTTTGCGCATCCCCTTGTCGTATTTCGGCGTGTGCGGAAAACGCAGCGAAATGTATGTATTAGGAGAAACGGGAAGGAATCGCTATCATTGCGACAGAAACAATGTGTTGTAAGGTATGCTGAAGTGGAGTATTCTGTCGTTATGTGCGGTACTGTTCCCGTTGTCCGGATTCGGGCGGGAAACGGCCGCCGGAACCGAATCGGAACCAAGTCCCCGCGATTCCGTCCGGCAGGCGTATATGGACGAACTGGACTTCATCATCGACTGCATCGAAAACCGGTATGTTTCCGGCCGCCGAGGTATCGGCGACGAGGAGTGGCAACAGGGGGTGGAATCCGTGCATAGCGGTGCTGCGATATATCTTCGCGATTACCCGGCTGTGTGGTGGTTATGGCGTGACTATAGCATGCTTTTGGACGACGGTCATTTCGCTTTTCCCGACAACGGTTCGTTCAGCCGTTATGAACTGTTCGCTGAGAGCCAACCGATTTTTCCGTTATGGATACAGATATGGGTAGACGGCTCCATATATAATGTTTACGATTACAGCGGAGTGATTCCGGAATGTTCGGAAATTATCGCAATTACGAAGTTCTATAACGGACAACGTGCACAGACGTTTTCTGGGAAAGGATTGGGGATTGGTTGCATGCGGCTGACTCCCGGCGAACCGGCATACGCTTTTGCCAATGGCAACTCCTGTCATCAACCCAATCCGCGTGACTGGGCGAGTTTCACGAATTTCCTGTCCGATTTTTCGATGCCGCCGTGGGAAGTCGTCTACAAGGTACCGGGTGCCGAACAGCCGGATACAGTCATGCTGGACGGAATAAGACGCGACGAACTGTTCAAACTGTACAAAAAGACGGGTAACAAGCGCCGTGCTAAGGAGGAACTCGGTTTTGCACGCAAGCCGATAATCTATGCCGATATGGGTGACGGCGTGGGCGTACTTACGATTAACTCGTTCTGGGGGAAACGGTGGAGCCATATGCTGTTGTTCGGTAAGGACTGGCGTTACAAGCGGCTGCTGCGGCAGGCCATGCGCCGCATCGACCGAGACGGAATCGACCGGCTGGTCATCGACGTGAGCCTCAATACGGGCGGCATGGCGGAGAATGTCTTTTATACGCTCGATTATCTGACGGACAAGCCGGTAGACATAACATACACCTACCTTATAACGGACGAATGCCGCGAAACGGCGAAGAACAACGTCGACCGGAGTCCGTACTTGTCCGAGGCCGACAGGGAGTATATGATGCACTATATCGACAGCGTGCCGGACGGCACCCGTTTCCGTACCGATACGGTGCGCCGGATGCGGTATCTCCCGCAGCGCCCGAAACACGCCTACGACGGCGAGGTCTATGTGCTGACGAGCCATCAGACCTATTCGGCGGCACAGATGTTCGCCCGTTACTGTCAGGTACTCGGCATCGGGAAGGTGGCCGGGCAGCACTGCGGCGGTTACAATGCCGTGACGGGAAATGCCGCACGGGTAGAACTGCCCGTTTCGCGTTGGATGCAGTTTCAGGTGCCTTTCCGCGAAGAGGTCATTTCCCCCGACGACGAACCGTATACATACCCGACGGTGGACATTCCGATAGAGCATCCGTTTGAGGAGTGGCTGCATCGCGAAAACCGCAGTCTCGAACGGTTGCTGCGGATGATAGAGGAGTAGGGGAGCGCTGTAAGGAACGGTACGGATGCAGGACTCCGGATGGCTCATGTCATCCGGAGTTCATTCGTCTTGTGTCCGCCGTCGATTGTGCGGATGCGGTGTGCCTTTCATGCAGAAAAGTTTGGGGGCTTAGTAGGACAGAATTTTATGGAGAATTACGATTATCTTTGTAAAGTTATTGGCGGATTTTGTGTGTCCTGCAACGGGGAGTATGTTTTTTTGCCCTTTTAAAAATATGAAGGTGGGCTCTTTTCGCGTTATATCGTACAGAGAGTGAGGACGGGTTGTCTGCCGTCTAACACAAAACTAAGTGAGAGTAAAGTAAATTTCCCGTATGTGCTGCCGCGGTCGGCAGGAGAATTTGTGTATACAGCGGTGCGCGGTCGGCGTATTGCAGCGCCCGGGTTCGGCAAGGGCATTCGGTGTCACCGCAGACGATAGCTGGGCGAACAGGACTCCTTCCGGTAGTCCGGCGGGTTATCGTGCCGGCAGCCGGAACAGGCGGAGTTGCCGTGGTGCAACATCCGTATGGTCGGAGACCGGCCGTGACCGTCGTGCCGTTTTTGGGAACCTGGAAGCTGCGGGCTTTCGTATAAATGTTTTAGGGATATGATTGTAGGATATTTGAGGGTCAGTACGGGAAAACAGAATTTGGCCAATCAGCAGGACGAAATCAGGCGTTTCGCCGAGAGCAGGAATTTTACGGTGAACAGTTGGGTGACGGAGGTAGTCAGCGGAAAGAAGAACGAACGCGAGCGGAAGCTCGGTACGTTGTTGAAGCGGATGAAACCGGGCGATACGCTGATAGTGACGGAGATTTCCCGCTTGAGTCGTACCCTGACCGATATCATGGCGATAATGGGAAAGTGCCTGAGCCGTGAGATAAATCTCTATACCACCAAGGAGGGGTACTCCTTCGACAACAGCATCAACAGCAAAGTGCTCTGTTTTGCCTTCGGACTGGTGGCGGAGATAGAGCGCAATCTGATTTCCATGCGTACCAAAGAGGCGTTGGCACTGCGCAAGGCGGAGGGGGTGACGCTCGGCAGGAGAAAAGGCAGTTATACCAAGACGAATATCTTGATGGCCAACCGACAGGCGATAATCGAGATGCTCAACAACGACAAGTCGATAGGCGATATTTGCAAACGTTTCGACATATCGCGCGATACGTTCGCCAAATTCCGGAAAAGATATCCGTCCGTGCAGAAGGCGGTTCAGGAGAAGGAGGTGAGGCGGATTGCTGCGTATGGCGGTACGAGGTCTTCTTCCCGTCCGGTTTAACTATCGAGGGGAACAGCGTGCTGCCGTTCCCCTCGATAGCTTGTATGCGTAAGACATGTGCTGTCAGGCCTTGCCTGCACTGCCCAGCACCTTTTCGCATTTGTGCTTGTAGAGTTCCTTCAGCCATTCGCGAGCCGGGCCGAGGTATTTGCGCGGGTCGAATTCGGCGGGTTTGGTCCAGAGTATTTCACGCACGGCCGCCGTCATGGCCAGCCGTCCGTCGCTGTCGATGTTGATTTTGCAGACGGCGCTTTCGGCAGCCTTGCGGAGCTGGTCTTCCGGAATGCCGATGGCGTCTTTCACTGCGCCGCCGTATTTGTTGATGATGTCCACGTATTTCTGCGGTACGGAGGACGAACCGTGGAGGACAATCGGGAAGCCGGGAATGCGTTTTTCAATCTCTTCGAGGA
Proteins encoded:
- a CDS encoding recombinase family protein, which translates into the protein MIVGYLRVSTGKQNLANQQDEIRRFAESRNFTVNSWVTEVVSGKKNERERKLGTLLKRMKPGDTLIVTEISRLSRTLTDIMAIMGKCLSREINLYTTKEGYSFDNSINSKVLCFAFGLVAEIERNLISMRTKEALALRKAEGVTLGRRKGSYTKTNILMANRQAIIEMLNNDKSIGDICKRFDISRDTFAKFRKRYPSVQKAVQEKEVRRIAAYGGTRSSSRPV
- a CDS encoding S41 family peptidase, which codes for MLKWSILSLCAVLFPLSGFGRETAAGTESEPSPRDSVRQAYMDELDFIIDCIENRYVSGRRGIGDEEWQQGVESVHSGAAIYLRDYPAVWWLWRDYSMLLDDGHFAFPDNGSFSRYELFAESQPIFPLWIQIWVDGSIYNVYDYSGVIPECSEIIAITKFYNGQRAQTFSGKGLGIGCMRLTPGEPAYAFANGNSCHQPNPRDWASFTNFLSDFSMPPWEVVYKVPGAEQPDTVMLDGIRRDELFKLYKKTGNKRRAKEELGFARKPIIYADMGDGVGVLTINSFWGKRWSHMLLFGKDWRYKRLLRQAMRRIDRDGIDRLVIDVSLNTGGMAENVFYTLDYLTDKPVDITYTYLITDECRETAKNNVDRSPYLSEADREYMMHYIDSVPDGTRFRTDTVRRMRYLPQRPKHAYDGEVYVLTSHQTYSAAQMFARYCQVLGIGKVAGQHCGGYNAVTGNAARVELPVSRWMQFQVPFREEVISPDDEPYTYPTVDIPIEHPFEEWLHRENRSLERLLRMIEE
- a CDS encoding TapB family protein encodes the protein MKALKPIIASLTLLFAVPVCIAGNPFVPSEKGTALTYVNRDRKGNIVGRSVQTVTDIAETAEGTVITINDRALDADGKPLTADTSAMSDITVRIRISGDRVIFPMENIDQLIAEIKESILGNDDIDFTVAMDEICYPLHPQVGQQLETVHISMSLKSNDRQFDIIKITIKDRSITGRETVTVPAGTFDCWTVNETEVMKTPIGMGTTTQSVTWYAEGIGEVKSQTLNKRGKLEESSELVSIAVVRR
- the fabG gene encoding 3-oxoacyl-[acyl-carrier-protein] reductase; this translates as MKLLEGKVAVITGAARGIGKAVALCFAENGADIAFTDLSIDENGRKTEEEILAFGVRCKAYASNAADFQQTHEVVEKIMGDFGRIDILVNNAGITWDGLMLKMEEKQWDMVININLKSAFNFIHAVTPVMMRQRSGSIINMSSVVGVHGNAGQANYSASKAGMIGLAKSVALELGARGVRANAIAPGFIITDMTAKLPEAVKEEWNKKIPLRRGGTPEEIAKVALFLGSDLSSYVSGQVIEVNGAMNS